The proteins below come from a single Pandoraea apista genomic window:
- a CDS encoding DUF1302 domain-containing protein, with protein sequence MSIALATVLLGVSGASQGMSIDVGNPDIDLRWDNTVRYTGAWRVNPISPAFYRSPGYDETEGRFKSGDMIINRVDLLSELDFIYQGKYGFRVSGAAWNEMAYGTNSVRNPAISSSNYANGAYNSYARRYIVGPSGELLDAFVFGTFELGQTSLSVKLGQHNVYWGESLYSVSNSIAYAQGAVDTIKAATSPGAEAKELYLPRNQLSAQMQLTDTFSVAGQYAFAWAPYRIVPGGTYFASGDAARSDYAAPGLPNGPDLTPKNHGDFGVNARWSPAELGGTVGLYFRKFDEKLPWGFTQVTPAGSSLRYNFARGTELYGVSFTRNISTVSVGTEMSFRRNTALNAVGGYVVRPTNGSSASYAEAEGPRGNTLHAVINAVYLLPRSPLWAGGTLQGEINYSRLLAVTTNPNLYNGVGYGCPAGQTKNDGCSTKDAWGINIGFTPQWPQAIAGWDISMPMSLAYQIAGNGPALGGGNQGSISWSIGVTGLLYSKYELGVKYVSARARYNVNPITGVVTTTNGSNAVQSQHDWVALTFKTTF encoded by the coding sequence ATGTCCATCGCCTTGGCGACGGTACTGCTTGGCGTGTCCGGCGCGAGTCAGGGCATGTCGATCGATGTGGGCAATCCCGACATTGATTTGCGCTGGGACAACACGGTCCGTTACACGGGCGCGTGGCGGGTGAACCCGATCAGTCCGGCGTTCTATAGAAGCCCTGGCTACGATGAAACGGAGGGACGTTTCAAATCCGGTGACATGATTATCAATCGGGTCGACCTCTTGTCGGAACTCGATTTCATTTATCAGGGGAAATACGGCTTTCGCGTGAGTGGCGCCGCCTGGAACGAGATGGCATACGGTACCAACTCCGTGCGAAATCCTGCGATTTCGTCGAGCAACTACGCGAACGGGGCGTACAACAGCTATGCCCGACGTTACATCGTTGGCCCTTCGGGAGAACTGCTCGATGCGTTTGTATTCGGCACCTTCGAGTTGGGGCAAACATCGCTGAGCGTCAAGCTCGGTCAGCACAATGTGTATTGGGGGGAGTCGCTTTACTCCGTTAGCAACAGTATTGCCTACGCGCAAGGGGCGGTGGACACCATCAAGGCTGCCACCAGCCCGGGGGCCGAGGCCAAGGAACTGTACTTGCCCCGTAATCAGTTGTCGGCCCAGATGCAGTTGACGGATACCTTCTCCGTTGCCGGGCAGTATGCGTTTGCCTGGGCACCTTATCGGATTGTGCCGGGCGGCACCTATTTCGCGTCAGGCGACGCTGCGCGGTCGGATTATGCGGCCCCGGGTTTGCCTAACGGTCCAGATCTCACCCCGAAGAACCATGGGGATTTTGGTGTCAATGCGCGGTGGAGTCCGGCTGAGCTGGGGGGCACAGTCGGGCTCTACTTCCGCAAGTTTGACGAAAAACTTCCGTGGGGCTTTACGCAGGTCACGCCTGCGGGCTCGTCGCTTCGCTATAACTTTGCGCGGGGTACCGAGCTATACGGGGTGAGTTTTACTCGCAACATCTCGACGGTTAGTGTCGGTACGGAAATGTCGTTCCGCCGCAATACCGCGCTTAACGCCGTCGGGGGGTATGTGGTGCGTCCCACAAACGGCAGCTCGGCGAGCTATGCGGAGGCGGAAGGGCCACGAGGCAACACATTGCATGCTGTGATTAACGCGGTCTACTTGCTGCCGCGCTCGCCGCTATGGGCTGGCGGTACGTTGCAGGGGGAAATCAACTACAGCCGCCTGCTTGCCGTCACCACCAATCCGAATTTGTACAACGGCGTTGGCTACGGATGTCCGGCCGGGCAAACCAAGAACGACGGTTGCTCAACCAAGGACGCGTGGGGGATCAATATCGGCTTCACGCCGCAGTGGCCACAAGCCATCGCGGGCTGGGATATTTCGATGCCGATGTCGCTGGCCTACCAGATCGCGGGCAATGGTCCGGCACTGGGCGGTGGCAATCAGGGCTCGATCTCATGGTCCATCGGTGTGACTGGACTGTTGTATTCGAAGTATGAATTAGGGGTGAAGTATGTGAGCGCGCGCGCTCGCTACAACGTGAATCCGATCACGGGCGTTGTCACAACGACGAACGGTAGCAACGCGGTGCAGTCGCAACATGACTGGGTTGCCCTGACGTTCAAGACCACATTCTGA
- a CDS encoding alpha/beta fold hydrolase codes for MDNVIRKTTFLGGTHNRLTADVGGNPASAPVLLLHGGGQTRHSWRQTQLELIAAGFFVVSLDARGHGDSEWIANADYSSDAQIQDIIAVAKAIGRPPALVGASMGGMNALMACGEHPGIASALVLVDVTPRLEMGGVDRIRAFMHANLDGFSTLDDAADAVAAYNPARPRPRNPDGLRKNLRQHQDGRWYWHWDPRIFADDPRTKLHGLAQRMLTAAERLRLPALLVRGGESDVVGQEGVDELRAHIPHLEYADIAGAGHMIAGDRNDAFTNTVVGFLGRHLLPVRRDAMLQPNAR; via the coding sequence ATGGACAATGTGATTCGCAAGACAACCTTTCTCGGCGGTACCCACAATCGCCTCACGGCAGACGTCGGCGGCAATCCTGCGTCCGCCCCTGTCTTGCTGCTGCATGGCGGGGGGCAAACGCGGCATTCCTGGCGCCAAACCCAACTCGAACTTATCGCCGCCGGCTTTTTTGTCGTCTCTCTCGATGCACGCGGTCACGGTGACTCGGAGTGGATCGCCAACGCCGACTATTCTTCCGACGCTCAGATACAGGACATCATCGCCGTGGCGAAAGCCATCGGCAGGCCTCCGGCGCTGGTGGGTGCATCCATGGGCGGGATGAACGCGCTAATGGCCTGCGGCGAGCACCCTGGGATCGCCAGCGCCCTGGTATTGGTCGATGTCACACCGCGATTGGAGATGGGCGGCGTCGATCGGATTCGCGCGTTCATGCACGCCAATCTCGACGGCTTCTCCACGCTTGACGACGCCGCCGACGCTGTCGCTGCCTATAACCCTGCCCGTCCGCGCCCCAGGAATCCCGACGGGCTTCGCAAGAACCTTCGGCAGCATCAGGATGGCCGCTGGTACTGGCATTGGGATCCGAGAATCTTTGCTGACGACCCACGCACGAAACTTCATGGGCTGGCGCAGCGCATGCTGACTGCCGCCGAACGGCTCCGGCTACCCGCACTTCTGGTGCGAGGGGGCGAGAGCGACGTCGTAGGACAAGAGGGCGTTGACGAACTACGAGCCCACATTCCTCACCTTGAGTACGCGGATATTGCCGGCGCCGGGCATATGATCGCCGGCGATCGCAACGACGCCTTCACCAACACCGTCGTCGGATTTCTGGGTCGGCATCTGCTGCCCGTCCGACGCGACGCCATGCTACAGCCGAACGCCCGATGA
- a CDS encoding SDR family NAD(P)-dependent oxidoreductase, whose protein sequence is MQGQGTALVTGASRGLGRAISLELARRGYDVIACVRDLASANGLVEQAEHLSGTIRLQKLDMAALGEFRVPDNLRILINNAGYRGPYLPIEETSMDEWRRTFETNFFGLIDLTRRAIPALRNAGDGIICNIGSMGAYMPMPFYTTYRASKLALTAISEGLRIELAPFGIRVIEIPIGGVDTDMLRTSIANRPPEAIDYERYRPMAEQHAAMPAQIRSRVISADDAARNVVDQLEVAGPLKRACDPNAQIQLAELSTSTEESRAQALFARFGAAPA, encoded by the coding sequence ATGCAAGGACAGGGAACAGCACTTGTCACAGGGGCGAGCCGGGGACTCGGCAGAGCCATCAGTCTTGAATTGGCCCGACGTGGCTACGATGTGATTGCCTGTGTGCGCGACTTGGCATCGGCAAATGGACTGGTGGAGCAAGCAGAACATCTATCAGGAACAATCCGGCTGCAAAAGCTCGACATGGCAGCACTGGGCGAATTCCGCGTGCCCGACAATTTACGCATCCTGATCAATAACGCAGGGTATCGAGGGCCGTATCTACCGATCGAAGAAACCTCGATGGACGAATGGCGCAGGACCTTCGAGACCAACTTTTTTGGTTTGATCGACCTGACACGTCGCGCCATCCCGGCACTGCGAAACGCCGGCGACGGCATCATATGCAACATCGGCTCCATGGGCGCCTATATGCCCATGCCTTTCTATACAACCTACCGCGCCAGCAAGCTTGCGCTGACGGCGATATCGGAAGGCTTGCGAATCGAACTCGCCCCTTTTGGCATACGCGTCATCGAAATCCCTATTGGCGGTGTCGACACCGACATGCTGCGCACCAGCATTGCCAACCGTCCGCCCGAGGCCATCGATTACGAACGCTATCGCCCCATGGCAGAGCAGCATGCCGCCATGCCGGCACAGATTCGCAGCCGTGTGATCTCGGCCGACGATGCCGCACGCAATGTCGTCGATCAACTGGAAGTGGCGGGGCCGCTCAAACGGGCTTGCGATCCCAATGCGCAAATACAGCTTGCCGAGCTGTCCACATCGACGGAAGAATCCCGGGCTCAGGCCCTGTTCGCCCGCTTCGGGGCAGCGCCTGCCTGA
- a CDS encoding MarR family winged helix-turn-helix transcriptional regulator, giving the protein MKTRLHITDNITVIGVIAWSSVWPEVDNTGLKWHVSRMKKKVHTPAGGLVESLIDEVLRLRGRVLSATRAMNESRGLSSHSQGLILSAVARAVEPPTVARIARSLDLTRQSVQRTANELADAGLVAFEDNPFHKRAKQLVMTPTGWALYERDADFRGQWADDIGAAVGEEALAQAVQTLRRMRKHLEHPDSDNAEVDDLS; this is encoded by the coding sequence ATGAAGACACGTCTTCATATAACTGACAATATAACAGTTATTGGGGTGATTGCGTGGTCGTCGGTCTGGCCAGAAGTTGACAACACCGGGTTGAAATGGCACGTTTCGCGCATGAAGAAAAAAGTCCATACACCGGCCGGGGGGCTGGTCGAGAGCCTGATCGACGAAGTGCTGCGTCTCAGAGGGCGCGTGCTGTCTGCAACACGCGCCATGAACGAGAGTCGCGGGCTCAGCAGCCATTCCCAAGGGTTGATTCTGTCTGCCGTCGCGCGCGCGGTTGAACCGCCGACGGTTGCGCGAATTGCCCGTAGTCTTGATCTGACCCGCCAATCGGTGCAGCGCACTGCCAACGAGCTGGCCGACGCCGGTTTGGTGGCATTTGAAGACAATCCATTTCACAAGCGTGCCAAGCAGCTTGTCATGACGCCGACAGGATGGGCGCTATACGAACGGGACGCTGACTTTCGCGGTCAGTGGGCCGACGACATAGGCGCGGCCGTTGGGGAGGAAGCGCTTGCGCAAGCGGTTCAAACGCTGCGCCGGATGCGCAAGCACCTGGAACATCCGGATAGCGACAACGCGGAAGTCGACGATCTGTCCTGA